In Allocoleopsis franciscana PCC 7113, the genomic window GTTCCGGCAAAACCGAAACCGCGATCGCACCTTTCCTGTTCGCCAAAACCCTACAGTGCGACTTCCCCAACAAGCTAATTTACGTCGTCCCCTTGAGAACCCTGGCCAACAGTTTACGCCAGCGGGCAGAAACGTTAGCGAGAACTTGGGAAACCTTTATTGAAGAGAGACGCGGAGAGGGGGAGACGCGGCGACGCGGAGAGTTTTATACAGACATCCCCGCGTCCCCTTGTCCCCGTGTCCCCGTGTCTCATCAACAACCCTCTCGCCCTTTGGTAGTAACACTGCAAACGGGAGAGAACCCAGAAGACCCTAGATTTGAGGGTGATATCGTGTTCTGTACGATCGACCAGATGTTAAGCAGCTTCCTCAATATCCCCTACTCAGTCGGTCGCGGTTCTGCCAACGTCAACGCCGGGGCGATTTTTGCCTCCTATCTGGTCTTTGACGAACTGCACTTACTCGACCCAGACCGTTCTTTTGCTACCGTCCTCAAAGTGTTGGAACAAGTCAAAGGTATTTCACCATTTCTGTTGATGACCGCGACGTTAACCGATGAACTTGCCACCCAGATTAAACGATTAATTGATGGTTCATAGTTCATGGTTCATGGTTGGTGGCAATGAGCAATGAACAAAACGCAATGAGCAATGAACAATCAACAATTAACAATTAACAATCAATACTTAAAAAATATGGAAATTATTAGAGTAGAAGATGCTGATTTACAGGAGATTGAAGGAAACCGCTGTCGGACGTTTCGAGGGATATCTGAACCCCTGACGGCTGAATTTATCCTCAATGATATCAAACACTATCAACGCCAGCGAGTTATTATTATCTGCAATACAGTCTCTCAAGCTCAGGGATTGTTTAGAGATTTAGACGAGCTCAATCAAGACAGGGAGTTAACAATTACCCTGCTTCACTCCCGCTTTTTACCTGAAGATAGAGCTAAAAAAGAAGCTTACCTGAAAGAAACGTTTGCTCAAAACTGGCAACAGGATAAGGATAACACCTGCCACGTTCTGATTTCTACTCAGGTGATTGAAGCAGGATTGAATATTACTTGCGAAGTAATGCACACGCATTTATGCCCGATGAATTCTCTGCTGCAACGGGCGGGACGTTGTGCTAGATTTCGGGGCGAACGGGGTGAAGTTTACGTTTATCGGTCGTTTCAAGTTAACTCAGTTAATGCTGAATTGGCTGAAGCTGATTTGGAGGATGAATTGGAAACCTCAACTGATACCGAGTTGTGTTCAAACTTAGTAGATAGGAGAGACAAGGGGGACAAGGGAGAGAAAATACTATGTATGAATGCAACTTATTCTGAAAAGAAGCAAAGTTTCTTGCCTTATACCAATGAGATTTGCGAATTAACTTGGGCGGTTTTACAAGAGCATACGGCATCCGAGCGCATCAATGAAAATGTTGGCTTTCGGATAGAAGAACAGTGGATTAACAAGGTTCACACTCCTGAAACGCTGCTGCAACAAGAGCGTAGGGCAAATAATCAGATGAATTTTGAGCAGCAGTTTAATGCGGCTTGTTTTCGAGGAGATGAATCGACGGCTAATGAGTTAATTCGGTTTGTGGATGCCCGGAGTGTGTTTGTCTGGGAAGAACCTATCTTTCTGGATGAGGAACCAATTGACCCGAAGCAGTTGTTGGCGTTTTCTGTCCCGATTTCTACGCTATGTAAAGTTTGGCAAGATGTGAAGAATTTAGGATATGAAATTGACTGGATGTTTAAACGGATTGAACATCCCAAAGGGAGAGCGACAGAAACTTATAGTCAGCCTGTTTGTATTCCAATTACCTCTCGCGAATCTCTGGTTAATAGTGTCAGGATTCTAGTTAATCCCCGCTATGTCTATTACGATGACCAAATTGGTTTATTGATTGGTCCTGATGTCTTTAGCAATCGCTTTTCCTCACCCGATAAGCCAAAGCGGAAACTTCAGAGTGAGTACTGTTATCGCATGGATACTTATGTGGGACATTTGGTGTTGATGTGGAAGTGCTGGCGGGAAGCGTTCCCTACAACGCTGAAGCGAAATGGGGAATTAGTGGAGACTCAAATTAGCAGTGTGCGGGATGAACTGTTGCAGGCGGGTGGGCAGTTTATTCAAGCTAAAATTTTTCCCGATGCCAGTGAAAATGAGGCAAAGGCTCTATTTGAATATCTGGTCTTTTTTGCGGTTTTGACTCACGATTTGGGTAAGCTTCAGGTGAAGTGGCAAGAGGTGATGCGGGGGTGGCAGGCGATCGCACATTCCTCATTCAACGGCACAAATCCCCGTTCCCACCTGTTGGCTCATACTGATTATGACCCAGAAGATAAGGCACAACGCGACCAACTCAAAACCTATGAAAAGAAACACAAGCGTCCCAACCATGCGGTAGAGAGTGCGTTCCTGTCGCGGGAGATTCTGAAAAACTCTCTGTTCCCCTTGCTGCGCGATCGCTTTGGGGCGGATAGCGAACAGATTCCATATATTTGTCACGCTATCATGATGGCGTCGGGGCGTCACCACTCGGCTTGGGCGGGTGGATGGAAAATGGGGGATGTGGCGAAGGTGGGGAAGATTTTATTGCATCCAGAGGCTCGATATGCGATCGCTTCGAGTTGGCGCAGTATGGCTCGGTTTTTGCCTGAAACTTTACCGCTGCAACCTGCTAATCTGAGTCGGGAAGTGTACGCTGTTACTAAGGAATTTGACTTGAATCGATTTGATACAGCTCAAATTGAGTACCTACAATTGTACTCGCTGGTGGTTAGAGCGTTGCGACTATGCGATCAGCGATCGGTTCAATTGCTTCCAGTTAAAAGAGCCATCGAAGCAAAGTCTTAATCGCTGACCTGACGACTTGAGTTTTTCAAGTTACTGGCTTAGAGTTGGGAAGCTAAACTTTTGCAATACAAGACCAAGCCTGATGAACAAGCACCCAATCTTACTGTATTTCGGTGATGGGAAGGGTAGAGCCGAGCTTGTTCGTCTCATCTTCATCTATGGCGGTGTCCCATTTGAAGATAGAAGAATTTCTTTCCAGGAATATGTGCAGATGCGGGACAATGGAGAACTGCCCTTCGGTCAGCTCCCTATTCTCGAAGTTGGTGGAACCCTGATCAGCCAGTCATGCGCGATCACTCGGTATGCGGCAAAAGAAGCCGGATTGTACCCTTGCGACAGCGTACAGGCAGCTTTATCAGATATGGTGGTTGATGCATGGAGAGATCTGCTAGACCTTCTGTACGGGTGTTATGTTGACCGGGTGGTGGAGAAGGGTCAGCTTATCATGAAAATGAGGGATGCAGCGGTGAGGCTGGAGCGATTGGATGAGTACTTTGCCGTGATTGTACCCATGCACTTGAGAAGGTTTGAGCTTCTAATTACACAAAATCAAGACTCGACCTTCCTTGTGGGACAAGAGCTGACGTGGGCAGATCTTGCGGTGTTTGACATTCTTTCTACATTAGATGAAGCGGCTTCCCTCTGGACAACCCCATCTACATTCTTCTACATTCCGGAGCCAGCAGGGCCTTATCGGCTCCCCAAAGAACTGCTCAAGTCATATCCAAAGCTTGAGGCGTTGAAAAAGACAGTGAGCGAGACACCAAATATTGCAGCTTGGCTCCAGGCTCATCCCTATTAATTAAGCGGGAAGTATCGCTAGTTCTGCTGTTTGTTGCTGAATACTGGTAAAAGTTTCAGTCCCCTTACGGGGATTAAGTTCGTGAAAAGAGGGGTTAATGAAGATTTAGAGGAGGTAAGTGGTGGGGTGTTTCAGTCCCCTTGCGGGGATTAAGTTCGTGGAAAGTCCGCCATCTGAAACCTTGACGGACAGAGGGTTCTACAAAAGATTTTCGTGGGACTCTTTTTCACCCTCATTTCAGCCCCACTAATTGAAACATAATCTCATTAACTGAGCAACTGAAAATGCTCAAACTCTTTAATTGTCAAGGTTCTGGCGTTTTTCGTGGGACTCTCCGGTTTTTCACCCTCGCTTTGACCCACGAAAATTATTGCTGTCCTCAGGATAAGCCAACTTCCTAATCTTGTCGAGATGACAAAGCTTAATTTACTCGAATCTCGCCCAAAAAATCTTCTTCATATATATAGACTATCCGAAAGCCTCCCCAATCCCCAACTTGGAAGACCCCTCTTCCAGAGGGGAGTAGAATACTGTTCAAGATAAATCTCCAGCAATGGAGCAGCATTACAGATGATAAAAAGCCTGTTAGTGGGCAAAAAATTCGGCACCTATGCCGATACCTTTCTCATGCTAGGTTTAGCACTTCTTGCAGAATATGCCCTCAAGAAAACTCAACAAAACCCATCCATCCAACTGATTGACGAAGGAACACATTATCGCATCCAATTCAAAAAACCTGTTAACTTAGAATCCATTGCCCTCCTTGCCTACACTAATCCATTTCCACCTGTCTGCGGCAAGAAAACCGACCGCAGCCAACTCCCTCCTGAAACCCCTATTTTTGATGTTGTCGAATGGGGAGAAGTTCGCAAGCTTTACCGAGAGTATTTATATCAAAACCACGGTCGAAGAGAAACCGGAGAAGACACTCCAAAACCACCCCATCCCAGCACACAGAATAGTGCCATTCTCACCTCCATGCGCCATGACAAAAACCACAATAAACTCTGGCTAATCGGATGGGAATTGCGAGACCATTATGGCATCTTACTTACCTCTATTTTCCAAGCCTTTAGCCAGAGCGATCGCTCGACACTGAAAACCGCAACTGAACGAGTCGCTGAGCTATTTTTTGCCGCCACGGGATGTAAACTCTCCCTGCAAGCCAGTGCAGTAAAAGTTTATTTACCCACTTCCATTCAGGGCGTCGTTTCTGCTTACAACCTAAAAACTCGCACTCTAACCCTTAATGGTACGGCGGAAATTGGAACAACGGGGTGGGCGAGATATCGGTTCAACGACCCCGAACAGGCCAAGGTAGCGACTATCCTAGCTCATTTTGCCGAGTTTGCTGGAGTTGGACGCAAGACGGCGATGGGAATGGGGTACGTCGCTTTGCGAAGTCATTAGGGGACGAGGGGGACAAGGAGGACAAGGGGGACAAGGGGGACAAGGGGGACAAGGGGGACAAGGGGGACAAGGGAGATAAGGGGGACAAGGGGGACAAGGAGGACAAGGAGGACAAGGAGGACAAGGAGGACAGGGGGGCAGATTGTTGATATCTCATAACAAACCTCTCTCTTGTCTCTAGTCCTCACCGATAACCCATTTATTTGGATTGTTAATCATGTTTACTAAACCGCTCAGAATCTGATTGTAAGTTCCGTAGAGTTGCCTTCCTTGTTCTATGTCTAAATAGGAGCATTTGACAGCAAACTTTATCCAAACTTGAGTTTCAGCCGCTTCTGCTTCGCAATCACTTACTGGAGATTAGACTACGACAAACTAACTCAGCGATAACAAAAGCTGAGAAAGAAGAACAGCCAGAGAAAAAATAGAGATTAAGCAGCTTTTTTTGTCCGTTTTTTGTGTGGTGTTTTTCCTTTTTTCACTACTGGGTAACGAGTTTTTTTAGTACGTTTGTTCCCGGCTTGCCAACCCGGAGACTTTCCACGGGGTTTGGGAGAGACAGCCGGTGTGCCAATCTCCGGTAAAAGTAATGCGAACGACTCAGCCACCCGCCCAGGAGTTAAATTTGACAGGGGTTTTTGCCAAGGAAGGTGGTGTTGTGCCACCAAGTCTCTAGCTAACCATAATTCCCAAGTCAATATGGGCATTAAATCACTCCACCTTTCACATTGGCATGGAGTACTCAGTTGAGGAACTGTCCAATGTAATCGTTGTTTAAGAAAACGATACCAGTGGTCAACAGCAAAGCGACGTAAATATTGTCGCCAAATCTCAGGCAGGGGCAGCATTTCCTGACCTACCCACACCAACCATAACGGTTGAGACTTTGAGTGTGATTGCTCCGGCAGGATACGTTCGACTAAAATTAATTGCATAGCAATTGAAGCACTACCAGAAAAATGCAGGTCTTGCCACATCCGGACTCGAAGTTGCCCAAACCTTGAGTCCTCAACTTCAACCATTTCAGTAGCTTCCCACCAAGTTGATGAGTCGTTGAGCTTAAATTTTTGACCATGTTTTCTGGGTCGTCCCTTACCTGTATAGGCAGGAGGTGCTGAGTATAAACAACGATTAGAAC contains:
- a CDS encoding DEAD/DEAH box helicase, with the protein product MTIAQFFQTLTGFPPRQFQREAIAHLLNRQDVILRAPTGSGKTETAIAPFLFAKTLQCDFPNKLIYVVPLRTLANSLRQRAETLARTWETFIEERRGEGETRRRGEFYTDIPASPCPRVPVSHQQPSRPLVVTLQTGENPEDPRFEGDIVFCTIDQMLSSFLNIPYSVGRGSANVNAGAIFASYLVFDELHLLDPDRSFATVLKVLEQVKGISPFLLMTATLTDELATQIKRLIDGS
- the cas3 gene encoding CRISPR-associated helicase Cas3' — its product is MNNQQLTINNQYLKNMEIIRVEDADLQEIEGNRCRTFRGISEPLTAEFILNDIKHYQRQRVIIICNTVSQAQGLFRDLDELNQDRELTITLLHSRFLPEDRAKKEAYLKETFAQNWQQDKDNTCHVLISTQVIEAGLNITCEVMHTHLCPMNSLLQRAGRCARFRGERGEVYVYRSFQVNSVNAELAEADLEDELETSTDTELCSNLVDRRDKGDKGEKILCMNATYSEKKQSFLPYTNEICELTWAVLQEHTASERINENVGFRIEEQWINKVHTPETLLQQERRANNQMNFEQQFNAACFRGDESTANELIRFVDARSVFVWEEPIFLDEEPIDPKQLLAFSVPISTLCKVWQDVKNLGYEIDWMFKRIEHPKGRATETYSQPVCIPITSRESLVNSVRILVNPRYVYYDDQIGLLIGPDVFSNRFSSPDKPKRKLQSEYCYRMDTYVGHLVLMWKCWREAFPTTLKRNGELVETQISSVRDELLQAGGQFIQAKIFPDASENEAKALFEYLVFFAVLTHDLGKLQVKWQEVMRGWQAIAHSSFNGTNPRSHLLAHTDYDPEDKAQRDQLKTYEKKHKRPNHAVESAFLSREILKNSLFPLLRDRFGADSEQIPYICHAIMMASGRHHSAWAGGWKMGDVAKVGKILLHPEARYAIASSWRSMARFLPETLPLQPANLSREVYAVTKEFDLNRFDTAQIEYLQLYSLVVRALRLCDQRSVQLLPVKRAIEAKS
- the cas6 gene encoding CRISPR system precrRNA processing endoribonuclease RAMP protein Cas6, yielding MIKSLLVGKKFGTYADTFLMLGLALLAEYALKKTQQNPSIQLIDEGTHYRIQFKKPVNLESIALLAYTNPFPPVCGKKTDRSQLPPETPIFDVVEWGEVRKLYREYLYQNHGRRETGEDTPKPPHPSTQNSAILTSMRHDKNHNKLWLIGWELRDHYGILLTSIFQAFSQSDRSTLKTATERVAELFFAATGCKLSLQASAVKVYLPTSIQGVVSAYNLKTRTLTLNGTAEIGTTGWARYRFNDPEQAKVATILAHFAEFAGVGRKTAMGMGYVALRSH
- a CDS encoding glutathione S-transferase, whose translation is MNKHPILLYFGDGKGRAELVRLIFIYGGVPFEDRRISFQEYVQMRDNGELPFGQLPILEVGGTLISQSCAITRYAAKEAGLYPCDSVQAALSDMVVDAWRDLLDLLYGCYVDRVVEKGQLIMKMRDAAVRLERLDEYFAVIVPMHLRRFELLITQNQDSTFLVGQELTWADLAVFDILSTLDEAASLWTTPSTFFYIPEPAGPYRLPKELLKSYPKLEALKKTVSETPNIAAWLQAHPY
- a CDS encoding NF041680 family putative transposase, translated to MNYKQLQEFRQQVYDLINFAQDATFELTDAVLTTRNVYSLAEFSLSPFFRRKWPSIYEALQDCRPNRNKLMRLYIKQILVQERPVLAVDHTAWARVHSPTLQDRTYCHQPSAIASNKPISIGQGYSTIAWIPEHKGSWALPLRHERITSWENPISKAAWQIKQACKYLPLRPMILLDSEYGNASLLNQTAQIEADFLMRIRSNRCLYSAPPAYTGKGRPRKHGQKFKLNDSSTWWEATEMVEVEDSRFGQLRVRMWQDLHFSGSASIAMQLILVERILPEQSHSKSQPLWLVWVGQEMLPLPEIWRQYLRRFAVDHWYRFLKQRLHWTVPQLSTPCQCERWSDLMPILTWELWLARDLVAQHHLPWQKPLSNLTPGRVAESFALLLPEIGTPAVSPKPRGKSPGWQAGNKRTKKTRYPVVKKGKTPHKKRTKKAA